The proteins below come from a single Panicum hallii strain FIL2 chromosome 7, PHallii_v3.1, whole genome shotgun sequence genomic window:
- the LOC112900637 gene encoding cilia- and flagella-associated protein 91-like, whose protein sequence is MASSSRSASALSSAQTELLALLRRASASAAAARAAAAAASASTSALAAASSAAASLDALAAAAAVSAAARSRSSAAANSASCWRRPFEATECRECPADMARCWGVAAAAAWSGSSIRQATACPYRGRGLSRSSRNRCCCHFYYGQGLLRGYGRG, encoded by the coding sequence ATGGCCAGCAGCTCGAGGTCTGCGTCGGCGCTGTCGTCAGCACAGACGGAGCTGCTGGCGTTGCTGCGCAGAGCATCGGCCTCTGCTGCCGCCGCACGTGCTGCAGCCGCCGCTGCTTCTGCCTCCACCTCCGCTCTAGCTGCAGCCAGCTCCGCTGCTGCCAGCCTCGACGCCCTTGCCGCTGCAGCAGCGGTCTCTGCTGCTGCCCGCTCGCGCTCCTCCGCTGCAGCGAATTCGGCCTCATGCTGGCGCCGGCCGTTCGAGGCGACCGAGTGCCGAGAGTGTCCTGCGGACATGGCGCGCTGCTGGggggttgctgctgctgctgcgtggAGTGGATCCTCCATCAGACAAGCTACTGCTTGTCCGTACAGAGGAAGGGGGTTGAGCAGGAGCAGCCGGAACCGCTGCTGCTGCCACTTCTACTACGGGCAGGGGCTGCTGCGAGGCTATGGAAGGGGATGA